GGCCGTCTGAAAGTATTCGGCTTGTAAACCGTTTGATTGATTATGCCTGTCTGAAACGGGTTAAGGGTTGGCTGCACAAAAACCTGCGTTATCCGTTTTCAGACAGGCATCGTTACATTTCAATAGTCCTATGAACAAAACCCCCGCCCTATTTCTCGGCCACGGCAGCCCGATGAACGTTATCGAAGCGGATAATCCGTTTACCCGGGGCTTCAGGCAGGTTGCGGCGCAGTTTCCCAAGCCCCGCGCCATACTGATGATTTCCGCTCACTGGTACGGCGATGCTTTGCAAGTATCCGGCAGCGCGGCTCCGGCCATGATTTATGATTTTTACGGCTTTCCCGAAGAGCTGAACCAAGTGCAGTATCCTGCTTCGGGCAGCCCCGAACTTACCGCCGAAGTGCAGCGTTTGCTCGCGCCCGAACCGGTATCCGTCGATATGCTTCGGGGGTTCGACCACGGCACATGGGGTGTACTCAAGCATCTTTATCCCGAAGCCGACATTCCCGTCGTACAACTGAGCCTGAACCGAAATCAACCCGCCGAATGGCATTTCGCACTGGCGCAAAAGCTCAAGCCATTGCGCGAACAAGGCGTGTTGGTTATCGGCAGCGGCAATATCGTTCACAACCTGCGCACCATCAGCTTTACCCATATCCGCCAAGCGGGTGCGGCTTACGAATGGGCAGAAACCTTCCGCCGCGACATCAACCAAGCCATTTTGAATCGGGACAACGAAACCTTGATCCACTACTTGCGCTTGGGCGAGGCTGCCGCTTTATCTGTGCCCACGCCCGAACATTACCTGCCCCTGCTCTACATCATGGCGTTGCGCGATGAAGAAGATGAAGTCAAGCTGTTCAACGACGAGATTGTCGGCGGTTCGTTAAGCATGACTTCGGTGTTGATTCGATAAAGTAATTTGCCTGATGATTTAATCGACAGCTTATATGTTCAGACGGCCTCCGCTAAAACAATCAGGCTGCACGGAAACCCTTTCCGTGCAGCCTGAACATTAAAGCCGACCGATTAACGGGGGCGGCAAACCGTATCCCACAGTTTTTTATTCGTTCGGTATTGGCTGTCAGGATAAGTCAGCACCGCCGTACCGCCTTGCTCATGCCATCTTAAGGTGTTTTCATCGTTCACAAAATAATCGCCTGAAGCAGAACGGGTGCGGCGGGTAGGAACCATAAAAACATCCTTGCCGTTGCTGAAGCTGACCACGGCATGATCGGCTGATCGGTGGTTGACCGAAACCTTATAGCCGTTGTCGCAACGGAACTTGCCGATATTGCTTGAAGAACCGCTTGACGCGCCGTTATCCAGCCCGCCGATTTCAACACCCTCAAGGCTTACGCAGGCGCTTGCCAGCAAAACCAAAGCCATAGGAGCCAACTTTTTGAAAATGCTCATAGAAAATCCTTAAATCAGGTATATTTTAAATATGCTTCACAGCGAAACCATTATTAAGAGATGATTTTGTCAGCAACAATCCGCACCACGAAAACAAGGAACACACAACATGAACCCTCAAAAATTAAGTGCCAAAACCAAAGACGTCGGCGGCATTCCCGTTGCCCGCCTGATACCGCAGGCAGGCCGCCGCACCATCGGCGCATGGTGTTTTCTCGACCATGCAGGCCCGGCCGAATTTAACGCTTTTTCAGACGGCCTCCAAATCGGTTTGCATCCGCATACCAACCTGCAAACCTTCACTTGGATGCTTGAAGGCGAATTATGGCACCAAGACAGCTTGGGCCACCGCCAGCTTATCCGCCCCAAACAAGTCAATTTGATGACGGCCGGCACGGGCGACACACACGGCATTGCCCATACCGAACAAACGCCCGAAGGCGTAAAAAATCTGCACGCCGTACAACTGTGGATTGCCTTGCCGATGAATCAAGACATCAAGCCCGATTTCCAACACTACCCCGAGCTGCCCGAATGGGAAGACAACGGCGTGCGCTACATCCTCACCACCGGCCGCTATCAAGGCCGCACCGCACCCACCGCCCAACACAGCCCCTTGCTCGGCGTGGACATCCAATGCCCGAACGCCGCAAAACTCGATATTCCGGCAAACCCGTCTTGGGAATACGGCGTATTGGTGATTGCAGGCAAAGTCCGCATCAACGGCGAAACATTCGGCGCGGACGAACTGGCCTTCATCGCCGCCGGCCAAGCCGAATCGTTTTCTTTGCAAGCCGAAGCGGGCAGCCACTTTATGCTGCTGGGCGGCGAACTGCTGCCGCGTCCCACTTTGATTTGGTGGAACTTCGTCGCCGACAGCCGCGAAGCCCTACGCCGCGCTATCGAAGATTGGAACAACGGCAGTGCGCGTTTCGGCTCCGAAATAGATCTAAACGGCACCCGCCTCACTCGCCTCCCTGCCCCTGAAATGCCGGGCAAATAGCGTATAGGCCGTCTGAACTTAGGCCGTCTGAAATTTTCAGACGGCCTGAGACCTTTGCAAAATAGCCCCTATACCCAACAGCCGAAACCCAAACACAGGATTTCGGCTGTTTTCCGTTCTAAATATCCCTTCATTCCCCTCAAATACCCGATAATCGGGTATCTGAGCTGCCTTTCAGACGGCAACAGGCGCACGTAGCCTGTTGGCTGCTTTCAGCAGGTTCAAACACATCGCCTTCAGATGGCTTTGCGCACTCACTTTGCTCAGACCAAAATAAGTTGCCCGGGCATGGCGGAATTTACGGTGCAGCGTACCAAAGCTTTGTTCGACCACATAACGGGTTTTCGATAAGTGTCGGTTACGTTTGGTTTGCGCTTCCGTCAGCGGCCGGTTGCGGTGGGATTTGCACATGATGCCGTCCCGCAACTGATGTTCTTCCAGATGTTGCCGGTTTTCCATACTGTCGTAGCCTTTATCGGCATAGACAGTCGTGCCTTTGGCTAGGCCTTCCAACAAAGGCAGCAGGTGTTTGCACTCATGGGCATTGGCGGCAGTGATGTGCAGTTTCTCAATGTAGCCTTCCGCATCGGTACGGGTATGTTGTTTGTAACCCGGATGGAAGCGGCCGTCTTTCTTTACCCAACGGGCATCGCTGTCTTTACTCGGTGTGGTTTGGCTGTTGACCCGCCCTTCGTCATCCACTTCTATGGCCTGACACTGTTTGCCGCCGGCCGTCTGAATAATGGTGGCGTCAACGATGGCGACGGATGCTTTCTCTACTTTTAAACCCTTGTCAGTCAGTTGGCGGTTAATCAGATCCAGTAATTCGGCCAAGGTGTTGTCTTGTGCCAGCCGGTTGCGGAAACGGCAAAGGGTGCTGTGGTCGGGAATGCAAAAGTCGTCGAAGCGGCAGAAGAGTTGGAAATCGATACGGGTGATGAGGCTGTGTTCGAGTTCGGGGTCGGAGAGGCTGTGCCATTGGCCGAGCAGGATGGCTTTGAACATGGACAGCAGGGGATAGGCGGGACGGCCGCGGTGGTCTCGAAGGTAACGGGTTCTTTGATGGTTGAGGTAATGCTCGATCGGTTGCCAATCAATCACCTGCTCCAGCTTCAGTAGAGGAAAGCGGTCGATGTGTTTGGCAATCATGGCTTGTGCGGTTTGCTGAAAGAAGGTGCTCATGAAAAATCCCCTAAATGTCTTGGGAGGGAATTTAGGGGATTGGGAGGAATTTTGGGGTAAGCGGATTAAATGGTTGATCTTACCTTTGCATGAGAGTGAGACAGACCGGCATCTCATCGGATTATCTGGTTGATGCTTCACCTACTGCTGGTGCATGTTTCCTTCGCTAATTCCAGCAAGAACCCCACACGCCTCAACTTCCCGGTCATCGTTGCAACTCGCTCTCAGTGAAACGAGTTGTTTCTCAAGCGCTTGCAGAGCGGTTATCTGCGACCGCACATGAGAGATGTGATCATCGAGCAAGGCGTTGACGGCGGTACAAGGCTGATGAGGGTCATCCTGATAGCTCTGTAGTTCGTGAATCTCAGCCAGTGACAGGCCTAGGATTCTGCAGCGACGGATGAAGGCCAGCCCCTCACCATGCTTCTCGGTATAGACACGGTAACCGTTGTCCTGCCGATCAGGCGGCGGCAACAAGCCCTGCTGTTCATAGAAGCGGATCGTCTGTGTTTCGACCCCTACCAACTGCGCCAACTGACCAATGCGCATCAGCCTCCTCCCCAACGGATTCTTTACTCTATTGACCTTATAGTAGCTTTATAGTTTAAAATGGTACCACAACATTGTTCAAGTGGAGTCGTATCATGAGCAAATCCTGTGGTGGCGCCTGTGGCGGTGATGCAATGTCCGCAGCGGATACCGATATACAGGCCTCCTCCGAGGCGCTAGGGAAATGGGTCAGTGTTTATGCCGTGCCGAAGATGGACTGTCCATCAGAAGAGCGAATGATTCGCCTAGCCCTGAACGGCTTTGAGGAGGTTCGGGCGCTGTCCTTCGACTTGTCGAACCGCCGGCTGAAGGTCGTGCATGACGGCGAGGTCGAGCCCGTCACCTCGAAACTGAAGACCTTGGGGCTAGGCGCCTCGCTTCAGGAAACCGTCGCTGCAAATCCGGAGACCATCAAGGCCGCCGAGTTTTCGGCAGCTTCTGCTAAGCAAGAATCCGGGACCCTGCGCTGGTTGCTCGGCATCAATGCACTTCTGTTCGTGGTGGAAATGACTGCCGGTCTGATCGCCCGGTCCACCGGCCTGATTGGAGAATCCCTGGACAATTTTGCCGATGCGGCGGTGTACGGGCTTGCCCTTTATGCGGTTGGACATAGCGTGAAAATGCAGGTACGTGCCGCGCATCTTGCTGGTGTACTGCAACTGATCTTGGCTGTGGGCGTGCTCGTAGAGGTGGTGAGACGCTTTGTATTCGGTAGTGAGCCTGAATCGCTGGTGATGATGGCTATCGCATTCGTCGCATTGATTGCCAATACCAGTTGTCTGCTGCTCATATCCAAACATCGGGAAGGTGGGGCGCACATGAAGGCAAGCTGGATATTCTCGGCCAACGACGTGGTGATCAACCTGGGGGTCATCACCGCCGGCGCCCTGGTCGCGTGGACCGGTTCCAATTATCCGGATCTGATTATCGGCACCATCGCGGGGGCATTGTACTTAACGGTGCCAGACGCATTTTGGCGTTGAAGGGTTAAATAATGCTCATTATTGGCAAAAAGCTCTCGCCGTATGCCCTATTGTCCATATCGGGCCTGCTGGCAGCGTCTGATCAGGCTGTAAAGTGGCTGGTGCAGCAATCAATGGCCTATGGCGAGTATGTTTCGGTGACCCCGTTCTTTAACTGGGTGCACCTATGGAACACCGGTGCCGTATTCAGTCTTTTTGCGAATGGTGGAGGCTGGCAGCGCTACTTTTTTATCGGAATCACGGTAGTGGTCTCGATTTTTCTGATCAAGCTGATCCTTGAAAATCGTCATAAAGGAGAAGCCATCGCTTACAGTCTTATCCTCGGTGGCGCCATGGGTAACCTGATTGACCGGGTCTTTCGCGGCTATGTTGTGGATTCCTTTGATTTCTATTGGCGAGACTGGCATTGGCCGGCCTTCAACCTGGCTGATATTGCAATTGTCCTCGGTGCCTTACTTTTCGTTTCCAGCAGCTTGTTGGGTAAAAAAGCAAACACCAATGCCGAGTCGGATGGATCTGACTGACACCTACGCCTATACAACACCATGACCGAACTTCCCGACAACATCCTTCACCTGCCGCAATACCAAGTACTGGGCTGCAAATCAACCGACGACGAAATGCACTTCCAGGTGGACGTGCCCGATCCCATCGCCTGCGAGGAATGCGGCGTGCAGGGTGAGTTCGTACGGTTCGGCAAGCGTGACGTTCCCTATCGTGATCTGCCCATCCACGGCAAACGGGTCACTCTCTGGGTGGTCCGCCGCCGATACACCTGCCGGGCCTGCAAGACAACATTCAGGCCCCAGCTACCGGAGATGGTGGACGGATTCCGTATGACACTGCGGCTGCATGAGTACGTGGAGAAGGAATCCTTCAACCACCCCTACACCTTTGTGGCGGCACAGACCGGCCTGGACGAGAAGACGGTGCGCGACATCTTCAACGCCCGCGCCGAGTTCCTGGGGCGCTGGCACCGCTTCGAGACGCCCCGCATCCTGGGCATTGACGAGCTATACCTGAACAAGCGCTACCGCTGCATTCTGACCAACATTGAGGAGCGAACCCTGCTCGACCTGCTGGCCACCCGCCGCCAGGACGTGGTGACCAACTACCTGATGAAGCTGAAAGACCGGCAGAAGGTCGAGATCGTCAGCATGGACATGTGGAACCCCTACCGGGCAGCGGTCAAGGCTGTGCTGCCCCAGGCCCGTATCGTGGTCGATAAGTTCCATGTGGTGCGCATGGTCAACGATGCCCTAGAGAGAGTGCGCAAGGGCCTCAGAAAGGAGCTGAAACCGTCCCAGAGCCGGACTCTCAAGGGAGACCGGAAAATCCTGCTGAAACGCGCTCACGAAGTCTCAGACCGGGAGCGCCTCATCATGGAGACCTGGACAGGCGCGTTCCCGCAACTGCTGGCCGCCTACGAGCACAAGGAGCGCTTCTACGGCATCTGGGACGCCACCACACGGCTCCAGGCAGAAGCCGCCCTGGACGAGTGGATAGCCACCATCCCGAAGGGCCAAAAGGAAGTCTGGAGCGATCTGGTCAGGGCAGTGGGAAACTGGCGCGAAGAGACCATGACCTACTTCGAGACGGACATGCCCGTCACCAACGCTTACACGGAGTCCATCAACCGACTGGCCAAGGACAAGAACCGTGAAGGGCGCGGTTACTCCTTCGAGGTGATGCGGGCACGAATGCTCTACACCACGAAGCACAAGAAGAAGGCACCGACTGCGAAGGTCTCTCCTTTCTACAAGAAAACCATCGGTTACGGACTGCCGGACTTCGCAGAGGAACTCAACTACGGAGTCGATCTATCAACCATCTGAGGGTGGTATCAGATTGATGGGGTGAAGGTGCCCCATCAACCATTAAATCCGTATACCCGAATTTTGCAAAGGTCTCAGGCCTGTTTAACAAAACAAGGAAACATCATGAACGTCTCCATCCGCCCGCTTACTCCAGAAAACGCCGAAGCATGGCAAATACTGTGGCAGGAATATTTGGCTTGCTGTCAAACCGAGTTGGCCGCCGGCGTTACCGTGCATACATGGCAGCAGATTGTCCGCAGCCGCAACATCAAAGGCTTGGCCGCGTTTGACCGACAAGGGCGGATGTTGGGTTTCGCCCACATTGTTCTGCACCCCAACACTTGGCACACCACCGATTGCTGCTGTCTCGAAGATTTGTTTGTCGGCAGCACATACCGCCGACTCGGCATCGCCCGGCTGCTGATCGAAGCAGTTTACCGTCTGGCGGAACAACAAAACTGCAACCGCGTCTATTGGGTAACGGCTCAAGACAATCACGCCGCCCAAGCCCTGTACCGGCAAGTAGCGCGTCCGACCGGCATGATCCAATACCGCAAGGATTTTTAAACAGCACCCGATTTTCAGACTGCCTCAAGCCCCGTTGAGTACCGCCGACGGCATAAAAAACCGCCCGCTTGCCGTCATCACCGCACCAGCCATTCGGAGAGAACCGCCATGCCTTCCCACCGACACCACGCCCACCACAACAACCTGCGCACGCTGGCGGTCAGCTTCGGCCTGATCGGCGGATTTATGTTGGTGGAATTTATCGGCGGTTTATGGTCGAACAGCTTGGCCTTACTCTCCGACGCCGGGCATATGCTCAGCGACGCCGCTTCGCTGCTGCTGGCCTTACTGGCCGTTGCTTGGGGCAGAAAAAACAGCACCGCACGGCACACATTCGGCTTTAAGCGGCTGGAAATTCTGGCCGCCCTGTTCAACGGCCTGACCCTGCTCGCCATCGCCGCCTACATCTGCTACGAAGCCGTTTCCCGACTCATGTCGCCCCAGAGCGTCGCCTCAACCGAAATGCTGGTCATCGCCGCCATCGGCTTGGGCATTAATCTATTTGTTGCTTGGTATATGCACCGCGGCGGCGATATCGAACACAACCTGAATATGAAAGCGGCCTACCTGCATGTGCTGGGCGACTTACTCGGCTCGCTCGCCGCCATAACCGCCGCCCTGCTGATCATGGCTTTCGGCTGGCTTTGGGCCGACCCGCTAACCAGCCTGATCGTGGCCGTTTTGATTGTACGCGGCGGCTGGTCTACCGCCCGGCAAGCCTGGCATATCTTGATGGAGGCCAGCCCCGAAATCGATTTGGAAGCAGTATTGGCGCTGTTGAAATCCGACCACCGCGTCCAATCCGTACACGACGTACATCTCTGGAGCATCGCCAGCGGCATCCATGCCCTATCCTGCCATTTGGTCGTTGACGGCAGTTTGACTGTCGCGGAAATCACCGATTTGCAGCACGTACTCGAACACAAACTGCACACACTCGGCATCCACCACACCAGCATACAAATCGAAAGCACGGCACACGGACACGACGAAAGCATCTTATGCCGCCCCCAAGCCGAAAACCGTCACCATCACCATTAAACACCCTAATTTTCCGATTGCCGCAAACCGTCAAGCCGGGCAATTTGTTTTTTGCAATTTTTATCAGGCCGTCTGAAAATTAAGGCCGTCTGAAAAGACGGCCTGCCGTTCAACCATTTCAGCGGTTTAAAACGATGATCCCGGCTGCTGCAGAAATGCCTGTTCTTCCGTGCTGCTTTCACGCCCCAGCACTTCGTTGCGGTGCGGATAACGTCCGAAACGGTCGATGATGACTTTATGCTTGATTTCAAAGTCCAAAGCATAAGGCGTGGTGTATTCGGCAAACAGCTTTTCCGCCTGCGCATGAATGGCACGGCTTTCGCTGTGCATCAGCGGCATCAGCATAAAGTGGCGTTCGGACGGTTGCATATCGGCAAAGCCGCTTTGGCGCACGGCTTCCTGAGCCAAGGCCACCGCCATATTGTCTTGCGCGAAAGCCAGCGGGCTGTTGCGGTGTAAATTGCGTGAAAACTGATCAAGTACGATAATTTCCGCCAAGCAGCCGTGCAGCGTTTCACGCCAGCCGTCCAGCTCCGAATATACGGCCTGTTGCCAAAGCGGGTAGAAACGGCTGCGGATCTTTGCATCGAATTCATCGCTTTTTTGAAACCAATACGGTTGGTTGGCTTCGTCAAACCAAAAATCCAAAACATCTTTCGGACTCATCATATTGCTCCTTGTCGAATAAAAGTGTGCTGTTTGCCTGCCGAATTGCGGCAGGTGCAGGTTAGGCCGTCTGAATCATTTTGGGCTTCCACCATTATGTACTGCTTAATTTCATCACCACCACGCCGGAAATAATCAGCAATGCGCCCAACCAACGGCCGAAAGTGGCGGCGTCGTTGAAAAACACCACACCCACCAAAAACGCGCCGGCCGCCCCTATGCCCGTCCAAACGGCATAAGCCGTGCCCATGGGTATGTTTTTTTGTGCCAAAAACAGGCAGAAACCGCTTGCCGCCATAAACGCAACAGCCAGCAACAGGCCGTGCCAACGGTAACCTTCCTGCTGTGCAAGCTTCAAGCCCAACGGCCAGCCGATTTCCAACAAGCCTGCCGTAATCAGATATACCCAACTCATTCATTATCCTTATTTTTACAATTTTTACGTTATCAGCCGCGCAGCTGTCTGCCGCTCGATATCGGTGCCGGACATTTCTCAAACACCGCAGCGCACACAATACAGGCCGTCTGAAAATTCAGACGGCCTGATTTTGCGGTCTTTCAAATCAAACGGGCGGCACGGTTGAAACGCCAAACCGGCCGAAACACGTCAATCGCCCATATTGGCCAACAGCTCGGCCTGATGTTCGGCAATCAAGGCGCCGGTCAGCTCGTCCAAATCGCCGTCCATAATGAAATCAAGCTTGTGCAGGGTTAAATTGATGCGGTGGTCGGTAACGCGGCCTTGCGGATAGTTGTATGTGCGGATACGTTCACTGCGGTCGCCGCTGCCGATGAGGCTTTTACGTTCAGCCGCTTCTTTGGCTTGAGCTTCGCGTTTTTGCGCATCATTCAAACGCGCGGCCAATACTTTCATGGCTTGCGCTTTGTTGCTGTGCTGTGAGCGCCCGTCTTGGCATTCCACCACCATGCCGGTCGGCAGGTGGGTAATGCGCACGGCAGAATCCGTTTTGTTGATGTGCTGGCCGCCGGCACCGGATGCGCGGAAGGTATCGATGCGCAAATCGGCAGGATTGAGCTGGATTTCTTCCAATTCGTCGGCTTCGGGCATCACGGCTACGGTACAGGCCGAAGTGTGGATGCGCCCTTGGCTTTCTGTGGCGGGAACGCGTTGTACGCGGTGGCCGCCCGATTCAAACTTCAGCTGGCTGTATGCACCCAAGCCGACGATACGCGCAATCACTTCTTTATAGCCGCCCAAATCGCTTTCGTTGGCGGATACGATTTCGACCTGCCAGCGGTTGCGTTCGGCAAAGCGGCTGTACATCCTCAATAAGTCGCCGGCAAACAGCGCGGCTTCATCACCGCCGGTGCCTGCGCGGACTTCAATGAAGATGTTTTTATCGTCGTCGGCATCTTTGGGCAACAGCAGTTTCTGCAATTCACCGTCCAACATTTCGATTTTTTCGTTGGCCGCTTCGATTTCTTCCGCCGCAAAATCTTTCATTTCGGGATCGGCAAGCATTTCCTGCGCTTCCGCCAAATCGTTTTGCGCCTGGCGGTATTTTTGGAAGGTCTCTACAACGGGCGTGATTTCCGAGTGTTCCCGCGTTAATTTGCGGTAATTGTCCATATCGTCGGTTGCTTCGGGAGAACCCAGCAAATGGGTCACTTCTTCCAATCGGTCGGCCAACTGCTGTAATTTTTCTAAAATAGACGGTTTCATTCATTCTTCCAGTGAATTAAGGCCATCTGAAAATTCAGACGGCCTATCCCAATAGCCCGTTATTTTACAGTTATCAAAAAACGGACTCAACAAAATTTTTCAGCCGCCGCCGGCACTGCGCACCGGCCAAACGCCGTAAAACAAGCCGTATCCCGACAGTGCGGCATACGGCTTGATATGTTGCATGCAAAGCATTCTGCCAACGCCGCAAAGCTTGTTCAATGCGGCCCGGCGGTTTGCATACAAGCAAATTCCGACTCGAAGGTCTTGGTTTTAACGGAAAAAGTCGCCCATTCCGGCAGGCAGGCCTTGGGTGAACGCGCCCATGGTTTTGTTGGTGGTTTCTTCGGCTTTATTGCCTGCGTCGTTGATGGCGGCCAGCACCAAATCTTCGAGCATTTCTTTGTCGTCGGCCGCTTCTTTGATCAAATCTTCGCTGATGTCGATTTTGCGGACAACATGGTTGCAGGTCATGGTTACTTTAACCAAGCCGTTGCCTGCTTCGCCGTTCACTTCGGTTTCAGCCAGCTTGGCTTGTGCTTTTTTCATGTTTTCCTGCATTTGTTGAGCCTGCTTCATCAGGCCGCCTAATCCGGCTTTTCCGAACATGGTTTTACTCCTGGTTAAAAAGGGTTTGATGATACCTATTGAATAGTAAATCGGCAATATAAACGATTGATTTTCCGATAAGGCCGTCTGAAAAACAGGCTTGCTTTTTTTCAGACGGCTTTTCTACGCATTAAGAGTCCGACTGTTCAAACAGCTCCAGCGTGTCGGGCAGCCATTCGGCTTCGAAAAGCTCGAGAATCTGCCGTGCGGCGGGGTCGGCTTCAAGCAGTTGCTGTGCTTTTTGGCGGCCTTCGAGTTGCAGGCGTTTGCGGCGCATGGTCGGGGTTTCCCAGCCTGCGTCGTTGCGCCACGCTTCGGTTTGCAGCTTTAAGGTCAGGCCGTATGCGTCGGCGAGGGTGTTTTGGATTTTATCCAAACGCTCTTTGGTAGTGGTGGCGCGGGCTTCGTCGGTGAGGGCGAGCATCATCAGGCCGGTTTCGGGCTGATAGCTTGTCCAAACGGCGTGTTGCGCCAGCATTTGTGCCGCGCCGAGTTTGGGGGCGAGGCGTTTGACGATGGCCGCCCAGTTTTCGGGGGCGAACTCGGGCAGCGGGGCGAAACCTGTCTGCTCTTCGGCCTCGGCCTGATCATCGTCTTCGCTATCCGCTGCGTTTTCAGACGGCATCGGCGGCTCGTATGTTTGATATTCGGGGTAGTCGTATTCTTCGGGGAAATACAGCGGCGCGTCCGTATCAAACGGGGCTTCGGCATATTCGGGCGGATAATCCGATGCCGTCTGAAAGGCGGTTTCGGCGGTTTCAGACGGCATGCTTTGCGGACTTTGAACTTCGCTTAACGGAGAGGCCGTCTGAATGTCTGCCGTGCTTGCTGGTGGGGTTGCCGCTGCGGTCTGAAGGCTTTCCATACTTTCAGACGGCATGGTGGCAGCTTCGGGTTGGCCGGTTTGAAGCATTTCAGGTGCGGCTTGTTTTTGCACGGCAACTTGCTCACCTGCGGTTTCAGACGGCCTTGCTATCGGTGTTGAGGCCGTCTGAAAATGCTCTGCTGCCACGGCGGGCGTTTCCTGCGTGTGATTCTGCAAAGATGCTTCTGCCGCCTGAACCGCTGTTTGCGTCTCAACTTTTTCAGACGGCCTTATGGGTTCGGAGGCCGTCTCAAAACCGTCCGCTGCCGCAGCGGGCGTTTCCGGTACATCTTCCCACGGCGGTGTATCTTCTGCCTGTGCAACAGCCTGTTCAGACGGCCTTGCTGCGGTTTCGGAGGCCGTCTGAACAGGTTTCGGTTCGGCCGGCGGCTCAGGCAGAACCAGCGGCTTTTTTGCGGCAGGCTCCGCCGCTTCGGGGTTGTGCAGTTGCGTGCCTTCTATCACGCCGTCGGGGTCGTGCGCTTTGGCGGCAATCGGGGCGAACGCGAGCATACGCAACAGCGTCATCACGAAACCGGCGTATTCGTCGGGCGCGAGGCTCAGGTCTTGTTTGCCGTGGATGGCGCATTGGTAGTAGAGCTGGATTTGTTCGCCGCTTAAATATTGCGATAAGCGCAGCAGGGTTTCGTGTTCGGGGTCGTCGGCAATGGCGGCGGGAACGGTTTTGGCAAGCGCCAGCCGTTGCAGCAGCATGGCCAACTCGCTCAAGGCGTTGTCGAAACCGATGGCGCGAGCGGCCATTTCCTGAGCTTTGCGCAGCAGTTCTTCGCCGTCTTGGTTCACGATGCCTTGCAGCAGTTCGTAAAGATAGCGTTTGTCGACCGCGCCGATCATCTGGCGGACATCATACTCGGTAACGCTGCCCGAACCCATCGCAATCGCTTGGTCGAGCAGGCTCAAGGCATCGCGCATCGAACCCATGGCAGCGCGTCCGAGCAGTTGCAGCGCGGGCGGCTCGAACGGAATCTGCTCTACCGTCAGCAC
Above is a genomic segment from Neisseria weaveri containing:
- the cadR gene encoding Cd(II)/Pb(II)-responsive transcriptional regulator, whose amino-acid sequence is MRIGQLAQLVGVETQTIRFYEQQGLLPPPDRQDNGYRVYTEKHGEGLAFIRRCRILGLSLAEIHELQSYQDDPHQPCTAVNALLDDHISHVRSQITALQALEKQLVSLRASCNDDREVEACGVLAGISEGNMHQQ
- a CDS encoding pirin family protein, whose product is MNPQKLSAKTKDVGGIPVARLIPQAGRRTIGAWCFLDHAGPAEFNAFSDGLQIGLHPHTNLQTFTWMLEGELWHQDSLGHRQLIRPKQVNLMTAGTGDTHGIAHTEQTPEGVKNLHAVQLWIALPMNQDIKPDFQHYPELPEWEDNGVRYILTTGRYQGRTAPTAQHSPLLGVDIQCPNAAKLDIPANPSWEYGVLVIAGKVRINGETFGADELAFIAAGQAESFSLQAEAGSHFMLLGGELLPRPTLIWWNFVADSREALRRAIEDWNNGSARFGSEIDLNGTRLTRLPAPEMPGK
- the ygiD gene encoding 4,5-DOPA-extradiol-dioxygenase yields the protein MNKTPALFLGHGSPMNVIEADNPFTRGFRQVAAQFPKPRAILMISAHWYGDALQVSGSAAPAMIYDFYGFPEELNQVQYPASGSPELTAEVQRLLAPEPVSVDMLRGFDHGTWGVLKHLYPEADIPVVQLSLNRNQPAEWHFALAQKLKPLREQGVLVIGSGNIVHNLRTISFTHIRQAGAAYEWAETFRRDINQAILNRDNETLIHYLRLGEAAALSVPTPEHYLPLLYIMALRDEEDEVKLFNDEIVGGSLSMTSVLIR
- a CDS encoding IS5 family transposase; the protein is MSTFFQQTAQAMIAKHIDRFPLLKLEQVIDWQPIEHYLNHQRTRYLRDHRGRPAYPLLSMFKAILLGQWHSLSDPELEHSLITRIDFQLFCRFDDFCIPDHSTLCRFRNRLAQDNTLAELLDLINRQLTDKGLKVEKASVAIVDATIIQTAGGKQCQAIEVDDEGRVNSQTTPSKDSDARWVKKDGRFHPGYKQHTRTDAEGYIEKLHITAANAHECKHLLPLLEGLAKGTTVYADKGYDSMENRQHLEEHQLRDGIMCKSHRNRPLTEAQTKRNRHLSKTRYVVEQSFGTLHRKFRHARATYFGLSKVSAQSHLKAMCLNLLKAANRLRAPVAV
- the lspA gene encoding signal peptidase II, with the protein product MLIIGKKLSPYALLSISGLLAASDQAVKWLVQQSMAYGEYVSVTPFFNWVHLWNTGAVFSLFANGGGWQRYFFIGITVVVSIFLIKLILENRHKGEAIAYSLILGGAMGNLIDRVFRGYVVDSFDFYWRDWHWPAFNLADIAIVLGALLFVSSSLLGKKANTNAESDGSD
- a CDS encoding ISL3-like element ISPpu12 family transposase, with protein sequence MTELPDNILHLPQYQVLGCKSTDDEMHFQVDVPDPIACEECGVQGEFVRFGKRDVPYRDLPIHGKRVTLWVVRRRYTCRACKTTFRPQLPEMVDGFRMTLRLHEYVEKESFNHPYTFVAAQTGLDEKTVRDIFNARAEFLGRWHRFETPRILGIDELYLNKRYRCILTNIEERTLLDLLATRRQDVVTNYLMKLKDRQKVEIVSMDMWNPYRAAVKAVLPQARIVVDKFHVVRMVNDALERVRKGLRKELKPSQSRTLKGDRKILLKRAHEVSDRERLIMETWTGAFPQLLAAYEHKERFYGIWDATTRLQAEAALDEWIATIPKGQKEVWSDLVRAVGNWREETMTYFETDMPVTNAYTESINRLAKDKNREGRGYSFEVMRARMLYTTKHKKKAPTAKVSPFYKKTIGYGLPDFAEELNYGVDLSTI
- a CDS encoding GNAT family N-acetyltransferase, giving the protein MNVSIRPLTPENAEAWQILWQEYLACCQTELAAGVTVHTWQQIVRSRNIKGLAAFDRQGRMLGFAHIVLHPNTWHTTDCCCLEDLFVGSTYRRLGIARLLIEAVYRLAEQQNCNRVYWVTAQDNHAAQALYRQVARPTGMIQYRKDF
- a CDS encoding MliC family protein encodes the protein MSIFKKLAPMALVLLASACVSLEGVEIGGLDNGASSGSSSNIGKFRCDNGYKVSVNHRSADHAVVSFSNGKDVFMVPTRRTRSASGDYFVNDENTLRWHEQGGTAVLTYPDSQYRTNKKLWDTVCRPR